AAGGTATCAACGGCATAGCGCAACACAAAGGCATTAACTTGCGCGGTAAAGGAGCCAAGCACTGTTAATATCAAAGTGGCAATAATCAGTAAACGGTAAGGTTTTGCAAATACAGCAAGCTTTTTTAGGATATCCCACAACAGCGCCCGCCGTTCTTTTTTCTCGACCGGCGGTTTCTTGTCTAACTGTACGCGGCGTGGTTGGGGAGACGTTGGCATATGTCAGTTTTATAATTTTATTTCAAATTTTTCTAAATTTCAGGATAATCGTCCAAAGGACTTGGACAAAGGGTTACGGTATCGTCTTCGAAGTGTATTGCTATCTTCCTTGCTATTAGCCTCATGCGATGGAAACAAATAATTGCTTCAATTAAAGTTACATCATCTGGATGAGCTTCATGAGTCAGTGTATTCCTTCTATTTGAAATATCCTCATATGCTTTTACCCATTCTTCGGGTATAGGTTCTACACCAAGTTTATTCCAATTATTCACTCTGTTTCTTACGCCCATTCTCTCATGCTTATTTTGCTCACGTTCAAGAATTCCCGCAAGTAGCTTGTCTGAACCCCTATTAAGAATGTCTTTTAAAGAAACTTTCTCATCTAAAAAATTTTCCTTATTTTTATCTAATAATTTTTTATACAAGTCGAATTCATATGCTTCAAGAAGGCAGAAGTTGTATAGAATTATTTGAGTACCTACTATATGTTCAATAGGTGTAAATTCTATCTCATGACCAAATTTTACACCGCCATGTTCTGAAATATCAGAGGATTCAGGTTCTCTAAAGATCAAAGAAATAGTTACACTTAATTCATTTGATAAATCATGTACTAACGGTAATAGTTTTTCATCTAAGTCTGGTCTATTAGCTGCAGTAGACAAACAAGGAGAGGTAGACCATGCTTCTTTATCCCAATTCATCATTTTTTTTGCTGAAATTGCTAAATCTGATGTTCTTACTGCCGAAAGTGTAAACAAATTCATCCGTTCAATGACTTCATTAAATAACATATGAGTTTAGCCTTTATTTTATTAATCTAGCTATTTGGGCTTCAAATTATATCAGAGAAAAATATCATCAAAATTAAAACGCATCTGCTGGCACAAACACTTCACCTATCATGATACGACGTGCTGAGCGACTCATCGAGACTTTTTTGGCTTGCCAGCGTCCATCGATCAGTTCGGTTTTTCCGCCGACGAGCAAGGTGCCAGAGGGATGACCAAAACGAACTTCACCTAACTCGCTACCGCCTGCTGCTTCATTAACCAATGTCCCTTGCGTCGTCGCTGCCGCAGCAATAGCAACCGCGGCCGTACCCATCATCGCATGATGCAATTGACCCATACTCATCGCCCGTACGACCAAATCAATATCATTGGCATCAACGGCTTTGCCACTTGAGGCGCTGTAACTTTGCGCAGGAGCTACCCATGCGATTTTTGGAATGTGCTGGCTGGTCTGTGCTTCAGAAACGTCTTTAAATAATCCCATCGCCACACCGCCTGTGGCACGGATTTTCTCAAGCTTGGCAAGTAGCTCACCATCGCTATTGATGTCGCCTTGCAGCTCAGTACCGGTAAAGCCTAAATCTTCTGCTTTCATAAAAATAGTTGGAATACCGGCACTGATAAAGGTTGCTTTGACACTATCAATATTTAGACCACAGCCTGAGACATCGAAGTCATCGATTAGATTGTTTGTCGGGAACATGTCACTAGATGAATCAACTGGATCGATGAACTCAATTTTGACTTCAGCGGCTGGGAAGGTCACACCGTCTAATTCAAAGTCACCGGTTTCTTGCACTTGTACCTTGCCTTGCTCATCTTGATACACAGGCACGTGAGCGATAATGGTTTTACTGATATTCTCTTGCCAAATATGCACTTCACAGATGCCAGTATTCGCACTATTGGCGATCTTATCAGCATCGATCAGACCCATATTAATCGCACAAGCGCCAACTGAAGCGGTTAAGTTGCCACAGTTACCCGCCCAATCAATCATAGGCTTGGCAATATTGACCTGTCCAAACAAATAGTTGACATCGTGGTCTGCTTTATCAGATTCAGACAATATTACTGTCTTAGAGGTGCTAGAGCTGCCATTGCCTAAACCGTCGATTTGCTTACCATAAGGATCTGGGCTACCGATGACACGTAGCAAAAATTGATCACGTGATTCACCAGCGACTTGGCAGCGCTCAGGTAAATCAGATAATTTAAAAAACGTGCCTTTGGAGGTACCGCCGCGCATATAGGTAGCAGGAACGGATAGTTGGGGGGCGAAAGAGGGTTTTGATTTAGAATTGGTTTGGGCCACTGTATTAAGTCCTTTTTCTATTGTTATAAGATTGGGTATGGTGCCATCAGCAAGTAAACACGAACGACTAAGAGCGCTCGTTAATAATGATAGCGAGAAGAGATAATCGTCAGA
The window above is part of the Psychrobacter cryohalolentis K5 genome. Proteins encoded here:
- the prpF gene encoding 2-methylaconitate cis-trans isomerase PrpF — its product is MAQTNSKSKPSFAPQLSVPATYMRGGTSKGTFFKLSDLPERCQVAGESRDQFLLRVIGSPDPYGKQIDGLGNGSSSTSKTVILSESDKADHDVNYLFGQVNIAKPMIDWAGNCGNLTASVGACAINMGLIDADKIANSANTGICEVHIWQENISKTIIAHVPVYQDEQGKVQVQETGDFELDGVTFPAAEVKIEFIDPVDSSSDMFPTNNLIDDFDVSGCGLNIDSVKATFISAGIPTIFMKAEDLGFTGTELQGDINSDGELLAKLEKIRATGGVAMGLFKDVSEAQTSQHIPKIAWVAPAQSYSASSGKAVDANDIDLVVRAMSMGQLHHAMMGTAAVAIAAAATTQGTLVNEAAGGSELGEVRFGHPSGTLLVGGKTELIDGRWQAKKVSMSRSARRIMIGEVFVPADAF